The following coding sequences lie in one Amycolatopsis cihanbeyliensis genomic window:
- a CDS encoding type II toxin-antitoxin system VapC family toxin encodes MVICDTGPLVAAAFSRDPDHHACVELFTGLHLANRPMVVPAPIVAEVGYLLGRYAGAKTEAGFLRSLADGDFVTRELTSADYARAAELVEQYADMPLGTSDAAVIALSERMDVSEVATLDRRHFTVVRPRHVSALTLLP; translated from the coding sequence GTGGTCATCTGCGATACGGGGCCGCTGGTCGCTGCCGCGTTCTCTCGCGATCCCGACCACCACGCTTGCGTGGAGCTGTTTACCGGCCTGCACCTCGCCAACCGGCCGATGGTGGTCCCAGCGCCGATCGTGGCCGAGGTCGGCTACCTGCTCGGTCGCTACGCTGGCGCGAAAACCGAGGCCGGGTTCCTGCGCTCGCTCGCTGACGGCGACTTCGTGACCAGGGAGTTGACCAGCGCGGACTACGCACGGGCGGCCGAGCTGGTCGAGCAGTACGCGGACATGCCGTTGGGCACGAGCGATGCCGCCGTGATCGCTCTCAGTGAGCGGATGGACGTGTCCGAGGTAGCTACGCTCGACCGGCGGCACTTCACCGTGGTCCGCCCGCGGCACGTCAGCGCGCTCACCTTGCTGCCCTGA
- a CDS encoding tyrosine-type recombinase/integrase, which translates to MGRPPLAVGTHGTIRFVKLAKGYRAKARYRGYDGVVRDLSRSGASKTKAERELKSAIASELQTPTGGDITGRSRFREVAERWLAWQERRVADGERATGTLDNYRSMLNNHVLSAFGELRVSEVTVPRLDRFFPVVRQKASAAHARTARAVVGGVLRYAVRHGALTTNPIREIEPIEGGSRKKARALSPDERRSWLAQLELDPRAVGKDLPDLTRFLMATGVRIGEALALYWEDVDLDAGTVAIAWTVVRVRGEGLRRTDPKSESGERLLALPTWAVDMLRLRWKTAQAENRAPDSPVFPDTYGGLRDPSNTRRALREARGSEGFAWVTSHVFRKTAATIMDEAGLSARVIADQLGHARPSLTQDVYMGRGAVSTDAATALENVL; encoded by the coding sequence ATGGGACGGCCGCCATTGGCCGTGGGGACGCACGGCACGATCCGGTTCGTCAAGCTCGCAAAGGGCTACCGTGCGAAAGCTCGCTATCGGGGCTACGACGGCGTAGTCCGAGACCTGAGCCGCTCGGGAGCCAGCAAAACGAAGGCTGAGCGGGAACTCAAGAGCGCCATTGCGAGTGAGCTGCAAACGCCGACCGGCGGTGACATCACCGGCAGAAGCCGTTTCCGCGAAGTCGCCGAACGCTGGCTCGCCTGGCAGGAACGACGAGTCGCTGACGGTGAGCGTGCTACCGGGACCTTGGACAACTACCGGAGCATGCTCAATAACCACGTCCTATCGGCCTTCGGGGAACTGCGAGTGAGTGAGGTAACCGTTCCGCGGCTCGACCGGTTCTTTCCGGTCGTCCGGCAGAAGGCGAGTGCCGCGCACGCTCGAACTGCGCGGGCAGTGGTGGGTGGTGTGCTGCGCTACGCCGTCCGGCATGGTGCGCTCACGACCAACCCGATACGGGAGATCGAGCCGATCGAGGGCGGGTCACGTAAGAAGGCGCGTGCTTTGAGTCCGGACGAACGCCGGTCCTGGCTGGCTCAACTGGAGCTTGATCCGAGGGCGGTAGGCAAGGACTTGCCGGACCTGACTCGGTTCCTGATGGCAACCGGCGTACGGATCGGCGAAGCGCTGGCTCTGTACTGGGAAGACGTGGACCTCGACGCGGGAACGGTGGCCATCGCGTGGACGGTAGTGCGGGTTCGCGGCGAGGGCCTGCGCCGTACCGATCCCAAATCGGAGTCCGGTGAACGGCTGCTCGCGCTGCCCACCTGGGCGGTAGACATGCTGCGGCTGCGTTGGAAGACGGCGCAAGCCGAGAACCGTGCGCCGGACAGTCCTGTGTTCCCGGATACGTACGGAGGTCTGCGGGACCCCTCGAACACCCGGCGCGCGCTGCGGGAGGCTCGGGGCAGTGAGGGGTTCGCGTGGGTCACGTCGCACGTGTTCCGGAAGACAGCGGCCACGATCATGGATGAGGCGGGGTTGTCGGCTCGGGTGATCGCTGATCAGCTCGGGCACGCTCGGCCGTCGCTCACGCAGGACGTCTACATGGGTCGTGGCGCGGTTTCGACGGATGCGGCGACCGCGTTGGAAAACGTGTTGTGA
- a CDS encoding replication initiator, whose protein sequence is MLTLEDRILQRVRSRDYTTWRAKVHSVNGCAQPIRLAGATQYQDATTGRVLHHHGGDILTPCGNRRASVCPACSDRYAADAFHLLRAGLLGGAKNIPETVTSKPRTFATLTAPSFGPVHTARTSHRGRRIPCRCGEHHHDADTRVGTPLDPESYDYTGSVLWQAHAGVLWQRFTMRLRRELAKHAGIPVRDLRHHLRVSYSKVAEYQRRGLIHFHAVVRLDGPEGPADPAPAWATSDLLETAIAAAVPAVRVETARPDGTRLALTWGSQIDQRRIQPATAAELEDEQGHISEQRLAAYIAKYATKGTGKSEAADRPIRSELDLEHVRVSEHHRRIMRTCWDLGGHERYARLNLRRWTHMLGFRGHFLTKSQRYSTTFRAIRGDRQAWRLADTLDRLGLDPGTVAVINDWRFQGAGYHSDAERELAAGIAERIRDHRKHQYHQENQP, encoded by the coding sequence GTGCTCACCCTCGAAGACCGCATCCTCCAGCGGGTCCGCTCCCGCGACTACACCACCTGGCGCGCCAAAGTTCACAGCGTCAACGGCTGCGCCCAACCCATCCGGCTGGCCGGCGCCACCCAGTACCAGGACGCCACCACCGGCCGGGTCCTGCACCACCACGGCGGGGACATCCTCACCCCCTGCGGCAACCGGCGAGCCAGCGTGTGCCCGGCCTGCTCCGACCGCTACGCCGCCGACGCCTTCCACCTGCTGCGGGCCGGGCTACTCGGCGGCGCCAAGAACATCCCCGAGACCGTCACCAGCAAGCCCCGCACCTTCGCCACCCTGACCGCACCCTCCTTCGGCCCGGTACACACCGCCCGCACCAGCCACCGCGGCCGCCGCATCCCCTGCCGCTGCGGCGAGCACCACCACGACGCCGACACCCGCGTGGGCACCCCACTCGACCCGGAAAGCTACGACTACACCGGATCGGTCCTGTGGCAAGCCCACGCCGGGGTGCTCTGGCAACGCTTCACCATGCGACTACGCCGCGAGCTGGCCAAACACGCGGGCATCCCCGTACGAGACCTGCGCCATCACCTGCGGGTCTCCTACAGCAAAGTGGCCGAATACCAGCGGCGCGGGCTGATCCACTTCCACGCCGTCGTCCGGCTGGACGGCCCCGAAGGACCGGCCGATCCCGCACCGGCCTGGGCCACCTCAGACCTACTCGAGACGGCGATCGCTGCCGCGGTACCGGCGGTGCGGGTGGAGACAGCCCGGCCGGACGGCACGCGACTCGCACTGACCTGGGGAAGCCAGATCGACCAACGGCGCATCCAGCCGGCTACCGCGGCGGAGCTGGAAGACGAGCAAGGCCACATCAGCGAACAACGCCTGGCCGCCTACATCGCCAAATACGCCACCAAAGGAACCGGCAAGAGCGAAGCCGCGGACCGCCCCATCCGCTCCGAACTGGACCTGGAACACGTCCGGGTGTCGGAGCATCACCGGCGCATCATGCGCACCTGCTGGGACCTCGGCGGACACGAGCGCTACGCCCGGCTGAACCTGCGCCGCTGGACCCACATGCTCGGCTTCCGCGGCCACTTCCTCACCAAATCACAGCGCTACTCCACCACCTTCCGCGCCATCCGCGGCGACCGCCAAGCCTGGCGCCTGGCCGACACCCTCGACCGACTCGGCCTCGACCCCGGCACCGTCGCCGTGATCAACGACTGGCGCTTCCAAGGCGCCGGATACCACAGCGACGCCGAACGCGAACTCGCCGCAGGCATCGCCGAACGCATCCGCGACCACCGCAAACACCAATACCACCAGGAGAACCAACCATGA
- a CDS encoding FtsK/SpoIIIE domain-containing protein: MGKAESGRRKGREVRTALWLGRHPGTLATPAAVTASGLELGWVTTGGVLGGLGVGLCGWYRAHPDTFDTWAAPRMRAFWRRWSRYVGRRWTDALRACDLYTVHRKTKEERFPRVLKVRSPSPSVDTVQVRIPPGQHARQWEAKLPELTEALKAERVAVERVKPRVIGLVIERTEPFTEVIDAPDMPQDTDAVDITDLYVGEDEYGGELRLGVQGGRHTFIAGATGAGKNSIPMGLLRGLAPLIRDGLVRLWICDPKQMEFSTLAPIAHRYATDTGDCVGLVENFVADMQAVQRRLSAEGQRKITVSRETPLNLLILDEIGALLAYGDGADARELRKLLALVGSQGRATGHSMHGLVQEPTKDTVPVRDLFTVRICLRVTSASHVDMVLGDGARLRGALADEIPDGEETAGIGYVIRPRSRVPMRFRSAYTTDAEIAELVAFVQHGQHGAGMDLRVVA, encoded by the coding sequence ATGGGTAAGGCAGAGAGCGGTCGGCGGAAGGGCCGCGAGGTCAGGACGGCGCTGTGGCTGGGTCGCCACCCCGGCACACTGGCCACCCCGGCCGCGGTCACGGCGAGCGGGCTGGAACTCGGGTGGGTCACCACTGGCGGTGTTCTCGGCGGGCTCGGCGTGGGGTTGTGTGGGTGGTATCGGGCGCATCCGGACACCTTTGACACCTGGGCTGCCCCGAGGATGCGGGCGTTTTGGCGCCGCTGGAGTAGGTATGTCGGGCGGCGGTGGACTGATGCGCTGCGGGCGTGCGACTTGTACACGGTGCACCGCAAAACCAAGGAAGAGCGCTTCCCGAGGGTGTTGAAGGTGCGCTCTCCCTCGCCGAGTGTGGACACGGTGCAGGTGCGCATTCCACCCGGTCAGCATGCGCGGCAGTGGGAGGCCAAGCTGCCGGAACTCACCGAAGCACTCAAGGCCGAACGGGTCGCGGTGGAGCGGGTCAAGCCGAGGGTGATTGGGCTGGTGATCGAGCGGACGGAACCGTTCACCGAGGTCATCGACGCACCCGACATGCCGCAGGACACCGATGCGGTGGACATCACCGACTTGTATGTGGGTGAGGATGAGTACGGCGGTGAGCTGCGGCTGGGGGTGCAGGGTGGTCGACACACCTTCATCGCCGGGGCCACGGGTGCGGGGAAGAACTCCATCCCGATGGGGCTGCTGCGGGGCCTGGCGCCGCTGATCCGGGACGGGCTGGTGCGGCTGTGGATCTGTGATCCCAAGCAGATGGAGTTCTCGACGCTGGCGCCGATCGCGCACCGTTACGCCACCGACACCGGTGACTGCGTGGGGCTTGTCGAGAACTTCGTGGCGGACATGCAGGCGGTTCAGCGCCGTCTGTCCGCTGAGGGTCAGCGCAAGATCACCGTCTCGCGGGAGACCCCGCTGAATCTGTTGATTCTGGATGAGATCGGGGCACTGCTGGCCTACGGCGACGGTGCCGACGCGCGGGAATTGCGGAAGCTGCTGGCGCTGGTCGGCTCCCAAGGGCGGGCGACCGGGCATTCGATGCACGGGCTGGTTCAGGAGCCGACGAAGGACACAGTGCCGGTGCGGGACCTGTTCACCGTGCGCATCTGCCTGCGGGTCACCTCGGCCTCCCATGTGGACATGGTGCTTGGTGACGGTGCCCGGCTGCGGGGCGCGCTGGCTGATGAGATCCCCGACGGGGAGGAAACCGCGGGCATCGGCTACGTCATCCGGCCCCGCTCGCGGGTCCCGATGCGGTTCCGCAGTGCCTACACCACCGATGCCGAGATCGCCGAACTCGTCGCCTTCGTCCAACACGGACAACACGGTGCCGGGATGGATCTGCGGGTGGTGGCCTGA
- a CDS encoding GntR family transcriptional regulator: MAGSDAQRDELQRGTSALVIARNIRNDIEAGVLKHGQQLPTTRTLADEWGTSVATISRAMNILAEEGVIVNRARSSRLVHYPEPPDEHTEKPRVILIGGYAGSGKSELGRILARNTGWPIIDKDTTTRHVVEAALERLGESPHSRESETYVKAIRPAEYEALLATVTENVQCGISAVVTAPFISQFNDQAWCNRTAATIASLGAELHVIWVRCDVPSMLTYLKHRGAARDAWKLENWDTYLSGLDLDFSPLLPHQVVDNSADSPPLQQQAQGLLQPIFR, from the coding sequence ATGGCAGGCTCAGACGCCCAACGAGACGAGCTCCAGCGCGGCACCAGCGCACTCGTCATAGCCAGAAACATCCGCAACGACATCGAGGCGGGCGTCCTGAAGCACGGCCAGCAGCTCCCGACCACCCGGACACTCGCTGATGAATGGGGCACGAGCGTGGCCACGATCAGCCGAGCAATGAACATCCTCGCCGAGGAAGGCGTCATCGTTAACCGCGCACGCTCAAGCAGGCTTGTGCACTACCCGGAGCCCCCCGACGAGCACACCGAGAAGCCACGGGTCATTCTCATCGGTGGCTACGCGGGGTCAGGCAAGTCCGAGCTGGGCCGCATCCTTGCTCGGAACACCGGCTGGCCCATCATCGACAAGGACACGACGACCCGACACGTCGTGGAAGCCGCACTCGAACGTCTCGGCGAGTCACCCCACAGCCGCGAGTCGGAGACGTACGTCAAAGCCATCCGGCCAGCCGAATACGAAGCCTTGCTCGCGACGGTCACCGAGAACGTCCAGTGCGGGATATCTGCCGTGGTTACAGCACCGTTTATCAGCCAGTTCAACGATCAAGCTTGGTGCAACCGGACCGCAGCGACGATCGCAAGCCTTGGCGCCGAGCTACACGTGATCTGGGTGCGTTGCGACGTCCCCTCGATGCTCACGTACCTCAAGCACCGTGGAGCCGCCAGAGACGCCTGGAAGCTCGAAAACTGGGACACCTACCTCAGCGGACTAGACCTGGACTTCAGCCCGCTCCTGCCGCATCAGGTGGTCGACAACTCTGCCGACTCCCCACCCCTCCAGCAACAAGCGCAAGGACTACTCCAGCCCATCTTCCGGTAG
- a CDS encoding 2-hydroxyacid dehydrogenase: MQVLVSNETDDEVGVELLRQTAGLEVLTYDPNQDLPASHHDAEILIPPYRSSHRPLKLLGQLPNLKMVQLLSAGADEWSSDVPSDITLASARGAHAGPVSEWVLSAILCLYRQWPALVRYQQESVWAHRRVDADTLSGKKALILGAGSIGNAIAERLAAFGATSSRVASRARGDVYGPESVHDLLPDHHIVAITAPLTDDTRGLVDESFLAAMPDGATLVNAGRGKIVNTDALYAETQSGRLRAALDVTDPEPLPESHPLWTCPGVIISPHMARTVPGTNKLCYTVAAEQLSAFIAGQVPSNAVTSHASHR; this comes from the coding sequence GTGCAAGTACTTGTCAGCAACGAGACCGACGACGAAGTAGGCGTCGAACTCCTGCGCCAGACCGCTGGACTCGAAGTACTGACCTACGACCCCAACCAGGACCTACCAGCGTCGCATCACGATGCGGAGATCCTGATTCCGCCCTACCGCAGCAGCCACCGGCCGCTGAAGCTCCTCGGGCAGCTCCCAAACCTGAAGATGGTGCAGCTACTCTCCGCGGGCGCCGACGAATGGTCCAGCGACGTACCCAGCGACATCACGCTAGCCAGCGCCCGCGGCGCCCATGCCGGACCCGTATCCGAATGGGTCCTGTCCGCCATCCTGTGCCTCTACCGCCAGTGGCCCGCGCTTGTGCGGTATCAGCAGGAGAGCGTCTGGGCACACCGACGTGTCGATGCCGACACACTCTCTGGCAAGAAGGCCCTCATCCTCGGCGCAGGCAGCATCGGCAACGCCATCGCCGAACGCCTTGCCGCTTTCGGCGCAACCAGTAGCCGAGTCGCCAGCAGAGCACGCGGCGATGTGTACGGGCCGGAATCAGTCCACGATCTACTGCCAGACCATCACATAGTCGCGATTACAGCTCCACTCACCGACGACACCCGTGGTCTCGTTGATGAATCTTTCCTCGCCGCGATGCCAGATGGCGCCACACTCGTGAACGCGGGACGAGGAAAGATCGTAAACACGGACGCCCTCTATGCCGAGACGCAAAGCGGACGACTTCGCGCAGCGCTAGACGTCACCGATCCGGAGCCGCTGCCGGAAAGCCATCCTCTATGGACCTGCCCTGGCGTCATCATCAGCCCACACATGGCCCGGACCGTCCCCGGCACCAACAAGCTCTGCTACACCGTCGCCGCCGAGCAGCTCTCCGCGTTCATCGCAGGCCAAGTGCCCTCGAACGCGGTCACATCCCACGCTTCCCACCGGTAG
- a CDS encoding helix-turn-helix domain-containing protein: MRDDLDDLLGIDTDDPEQRLALDLVKSDRHLLLRLVALRGDRGLTQAEVGRRMGTTQPAVAAFERADADPKLSTIRRYALAVGASVQHSVTSRISSGSSVVSRVTRSVTDSSSRSKRVKVEASSSLLSESK; this comes from the coding sequence ATGCGTGACGACCTTGACGACCTGCTAGGCATCGACACCGACGACCCTGAACAGCGCTTAGCGCTGGATCTGGTCAAGTCAGATCGTCACCTGCTGCTGCGTCTTGTGGCCCTCCGTGGCGATAGAGGGCTTACCCAGGCAGAGGTCGGCAGACGGATGGGCACTACCCAGCCCGCTGTTGCTGCGTTTGAACGAGCTGACGCTGATCCGAAGTTGTCGACCATCCGACGCTACGCGCTCGCAGTAGGTGCTTCAGTTCAACACTCGGTAACTAGCCGTATTTCATCGGGATCGTCTGTAGTTTCGCGAGTTACTAGGTCGGTCACCGACTCTTCGTCTCGGTCGAAGAGGGTTAAAGTTGAAGCTTCGTCATCATTGCTGAGTGAGTCCAAGTGA
- a CDS encoding NAD(P)/FAD-dependent oxidoreductase, which produces MAAVKSEPTRILILGGGYVGLYTALGLQKKLRANEASVTVVDPQPHMTYQPFLPEAAAGAIEPRHVVVPLRRVLKRCHVLTARVTGIEHERKSVTVEAADGHTEHLSYDVLVVALGAVARILPIPGLAEQGIAFKTIGEAIYLRNHVMTKLDEAASTLDPELRKRLLTFTVVGGGFAGIEALAELEDMTRFATRYYENIEPEDIRWVLVEAAGRILPEVRETLGVWTAEQLEKRGIEVYLSTAAKSFEDGYVQLSDGTEFESDTIIWTAGVKANPVLAGSDLPVDKRGRMQATAGLQIVGHPDAWTAGDNAAVPDLSRTEEDPTATCPPNAQHAVRQARHLAKNIIRVVRGGQPKDYFHKNLGAVASLGLHKGVADALRLKIKGFPAWVFHRAYHVKAMPTFNRKVRITMDWLLGGLFRREVISLGQINYPKEEFDRASKSS; this is translated from the coding sequence ATGGCCGCAGTGAAGTCGGAACCGACTCGGATCTTGATTCTCGGTGGGGGATACGTCGGGCTGTACACGGCGTTGGGCCTGCAGAAGAAGCTCCGGGCCAACGAGGCGTCCGTCACCGTCGTCGATCCCCAGCCGCATATGACGTATCAGCCGTTCCTGCCGGAGGCGGCGGCTGGTGCCATCGAGCCCCGGCATGTCGTCGTCCCGCTGCGGCGGGTACTCAAGCGCTGTCACGTGCTGACCGCGCGGGTCACCGGCATCGAACACGAGCGCAAGTCCGTCACCGTCGAGGCCGCCGACGGGCACACCGAGCACCTTTCCTACGACGTGCTGGTGGTGGCCCTCGGTGCGGTCGCCCGGATCCTGCCGATTCCCGGCCTGGCCGAGCAGGGCATCGCCTTCAAGACCATCGGCGAGGCGATCTACCTGCGCAACCACGTGATGACCAAGCTGGACGAGGCCGCGAGCACGCTCGACCCGGAGCTGCGCAAGCGTTTGCTCACGTTCACGGTGGTCGGTGGCGGGTTCGCCGGCATCGAGGCGCTCGCCGAGCTCGAGGACATGACCCGGTTCGCCACCCGGTACTACGAGAACATCGAGCCGGAGGACATCCGGTGGGTGCTGGTGGAGGCGGCAGGCCGGATCCTGCCCGAGGTGCGCGAGACCCTCGGCGTGTGGACCGCGGAGCAGCTGGAGAAGCGCGGCATCGAGGTCTACCTTTCGACGGCGGCCAAATCCTTCGAGGACGGGTACGTCCAACTCTCCGACGGCACCGAGTTCGAGAGCGACACCATCATCTGGACCGCCGGGGTCAAGGCCAACCCGGTGCTGGCGGGCTCCGACCTACCGGTGGACAAGCGCGGCCGGATGCAGGCCACCGCCGGCCTGCAGATCGTCGGCCATCCGGACGCCTGGACGGCGGGCGACAACGCCGCCGTACCGGACCTCTCGCGCACCGAAGAGGACCCCACCGCGACCTGCCCGCCGAACGCGCAGCACGCCGTCCGCCAGGCACGGCACCTCGCGAAGAACATCATCCGGGTCGTTCGTGGCGGGCAGCCGAAGGACTACTTCCACAAGAACCTCGGCGCGGTCGCCAGCCTCGGCCTGCACAAGGGCGTCGCGGACGCGCTGCGCCTCAAGATCAAGGGCTTCCCGGCCTGGGTGTTTCACCGCGCCTACCACGTCAAGGCGATGCCGACCTTCAACCGCAAGGTCCGGATCACCATGGACTGGCTGCTGGGCGGCCTGTTCCGCCGGGAGGTCATCTCGCTCGGGCAGATCAACTACCCGAAGGAAGAGTTCGACAGGGCGTCCAAGTCCTCCTGA
- a CDS encoding DUF2637 domain-containing protein — MTVIRVVVTVVLGGIGAAAGFKHTHDWAVHHGQTGWLAWADAVVIEGMAVVAGFEIHRDRAQPGPHRPVTFPMVVLVVAFGIQMAAQVALAEPTPAGWLLAAMPALGFLVVVKLLMRRATHHTTPATPANREPEPAPTGETTPAAPVTVPRLRLPAEIADKVADVVADCRRDGREPTTSDIRAATRVSETFAGQILATLTSNNGHPHS; from the coding sequence GTGACCGTGATCCGGGTCGTGGTCACGGTGGTGCTCGGGGGGATCGGCGCGGCCGCGGGGTTCAAACATACCCACGATTGGGCTGTCCACCACGGCCAAACCGGATGGCTGGCCTGGGCCGACGCCGTGGTGATCGAGGGCATGGCCGTGGTCGCCGGATTCGAGATCCACCGCGACCGCGCCCAACCGGGGCCGCATCGGCCGGTGACCTTCCCGATGGTGGTGCTGGTGGTGGCCTTCGGCATCCAAATGGCCGCCCAAGTCGCGCTGGCCGAACCCACACCGGCAGGGTGGCTCCTGGCCGCGATGCCCGCACTCGGGTTCCTCGTGGTGGTCAAACTCCTCATGCGCCGCGCCACCCACCACACCACCCCAGCCACGCCAGCGAACCGGGAACCGGAGCCTGCTCCGACCGGCGAGACCACCCCGGCGGCCCCGGTCACGGTGCCGCGGCTGCGGCTACCCGCCGAGATCGCCGACAAGGTCGCTGATGTCGTGGCCGACTGCCGCCGTGACGGCCGCGAACCGACCACCAGCGACATCCGCGCAGCGACCAGGGTGTCCGAAACCTTCGCCGGTCAGATCCTCGCGACCTTGACCAGCAACAACGGCCACCCACACTCCTAG
- a CDS encoding helix-turn-helix transcriptional regulator, with amino-acid sequence MNHTLWTVDDVATYLGVPKNTLYQWRTKGYGPTGRRIGKHIRYRPQDVDAWVEQQGAV; translated from the coding sequence ATGAACCACACACTGTGGACCGTTGACGACGTAGCCACCTACCTCGGCGTACCCAAAAACACCCTCTACCAATGGCGCACCAAAGGCTACGGCCCCACCGGCCGCCGCATCGGCAAACACATCCGCTACCGACCCCAAGACGTTGACGCTTGGGTCGAACAACAAGGGGCTGTCTGA
- a CDS encoding uracil-DNA glycosylase has product MSTFPATLAALDAAVGECRACPRLVTWRERVAETRRAAFADEEYWGRPVPGFGPADAALAVVGLAPAAHGGNRTGRMFTGDRSGDVLFQALYDVGLASRPESTHRGDGLELRGTRVTAPVHCAPPANRPTPAERDACRPWLVRELELLRPTLRAVVVLGGFGWQALLPVLDQCGWTVPRPRPRFGHGARVVLDGLPVFGCYHVSQRNTQTGTLTPAMLRTVLHEAGSAAGLAR; this is encoded by the coding sequence GTGAGTACCTTTCCCGCCACGCTGGCCGCGCTCGACGCCGCGGTCGGCGAGTGCCGGGCCTGCCCGCGGCTGGTGACCTGGCGCGAGCGGGTGGCCGAGACCAGGCGTGCCGCGTTCGCCGATGAGGAGTACTGGGGGCGTCCGGTTCCCGGCTTCGGCCCCGCGGACGCGGCGTTGGCCGTCGTCGGGCTGGCACCCGCCGCGCACGGTGGCAACCGGACCGGGCGGATGTTCACCGGGGACCGGTCCGGTGACGTGCTGTTCCAGGCGCTCTATGACGTGGGCCTCGCCTCCCGGCCGGAGTCCACGCATCGCGGTGACGGGCTCGAGCTGCGTGGCACGCGGGTGACCGCACCGGTGCACTGCGCGCCACCCGCCAACCGGCCGACCCCGGCCGAGCGGGACGCCTGCCGCCCGTGGCTGGTGCGGGAGCTGGAACTGCTCCGGCCGACCCTGCGCGCCGTGGTCGTGCTCGGGGGTTTCGGCTGGCAGGCCTTGCTGCCGGTGCTGGATCAGTGCGGCTGGACCGTGCCGCGGCCACGGCCCCGGTTCGGCCACGGGGCGCGGGTCGTGCTGGACGGGTTACCGGTGTTCGGCTGCTACCACGTCTCCCAACGCAACACCCAGACCGGGACGCTGACCCCGGCCATGCTGCGTACCGTGCTGCACGAGGCGGGGTCCGCCGCGGGCCTCGCCCGGTAG
- a CDS encoding HNH endonuclease, which translates to MNIRDLTDAEAVRQAMRECDSRGREVFLSTHHYGQADQYYVQHDGRLYDAKAIAGVAYGYQFRRQGTPSHDEFSGGEAGANAVLRGLGFEVVDRKPSTVDGERVWRLAVQAHLQATAGDASLEPKTLRSLGVYGGAQGVWVDSRRTQKLDSRGITVGLLHTGLHYADDFTDKDVLYHYPRTNRQPGRDRSEIEATKAAGQLRIPVFVISHPAPRSPRRKVQLGWVEGWDDDSELFLITFRWQAPTDLLDTDRSDEEDFNLRGAGHRRKMRSVSERSGQSQFKLKVLQRYGPRCPLSGVAVSAMLDAAHLVPHAEDGSDDPRNGIPLNAALHRAFDAHLFAIDPESHKVVTRATGPSLDELGITTPTLEHLPKLPHPDALRWRYKDWLRRQSNQ; encoded by the coding sequence ATGAATATCAGGGACCTGACCGACGCTGAAGCAGTTCGTCAAGCGATGCGTGAGTGTGACTCGCGAGGCCGTGAGGTCTTCCTGAGTACCCATCACTACGGGCAGGCCGACCAGTACTACGTTCAGCACGATGGCCGCTTGTATGACGCCAAAGCGATCGCCGGCGTCGCCTACGGGTATCAGTTCCGTAGGCAGGGCACGCCCTCACATGACGAGTTCAGTGGCGGTGAAGCTGGCGCCAATGCGGTGCTGCGGGGCCTGGGATTCGAAGTTGTCGATAGAAAACCGAGCACAGTCGATGGTGAGCGAGTCTGGCGACTTGCTGTTCAAGCTCACCTCCAAGCCACAGCAGGTGACGCCTCGCTGGAGCCAAAAACTCTGCGTAGCCTTGGAGTATACGGCGGCGCTCAGGGCGTGTGGGTTGACTCGAGACGAACGCAGAAGCTTGATAGCCGAGGGATCACCGTAGGCCTTCTGCACACAGGGCTCCACTACGCAGATGACTTCACGGACAAAGATGTCCTCTACCACTACCCTCGTACCAACCGGCAGCCCGGTCGCGATCGATCAGAGATTGAAGCCACTAAGGCTGCTGGTCAGCTCCGTATTCCGGTGTTCGTGATCAGTCATCCAGCACCGCGCTCGCCTCGGCGCAAAGTACAGCTTGGCTGGGTTGAGGGATGGGACGACGACAGTGAGCTCTTCCTGATCACGTTCCGTTGGCAGGCTCCGACCGACCTACTCGATACTGACCGGTCTGACGAGGAAGACTTCAACCTCCGGGGAGCCGGCCACCGACGAAAGATGCGGTCAGTCTCAGAAAGGTCAGGTCAGAGCCAGTTCAAGCTGAAGGTCCTCCAGCGCTACGGCCCGCGATGCCCGCTGTCCGGTGTCGCAGTATCAGCCATGCTAGATGCCGCCCACCTCGTCCCCCATGCAGAGGACGGAAGCGATGACCCCCGGAACGGGATTCCGCTCAATGCCGCCCTACACCGAGCCTTTGATGCACATCTGTTCGCAATCGATCCAGAGTCCCACAAAGTAGTGACGAGGGCTACTGGGCCCAGCCTCGACGAACTCGGCATCACGACGCCGACCTTGGAACACTTGCCGAAGCTGCCCCATCCGGACGCCTTGAGGTGGCGCTACAAAGACTGGCTACGTCGACAGAGCAACCAGTAA